The Oryzias melastigma strain HK-1 linkage group LG13, ASM292280v2, whole genome shotgun sequence genome window below encodes:
- the LOC112149781 gene encoding claudin-3, translated as MSIGLELIGISLCILGWIIAIVACALPMWRVTAFIGNNIVTAQIIWEGMWMSCVVQSTGQMQCKVYDSMLALSQDLQAARALTVISILLAILAVLVAIAGAKCTNCIEDEASKAKVMIISGVFFIISGVMQLIPVSWSAHTIIRDFYNPLIPDAQRRELGAALYIGWAAAALLVLGGGLLCCSCPPQESRYNPSRMAYSAQRSVGGPGLERKDYV; from the coding sequence ATGTCCATAGGACTCGAGTTGATCGGTATCTCCTTGTGCATTCTGGGATGGATTATCGCCATCGTGGCGTGCGCCCTCCCCATGTGGAGGGTGACGGCCTTTATCGGCAACAACATCGTCACGGCTCAGATCATCTGGGAGGGCATGTGGATGAGCTGCGTGGTCCAGAGCACGGGGCAGATGCAGTGTAAGGTCTACGACTCCATGCTGGCGCTGTCCCAGGACCTGCAGGCCGCTCGCGCCCTGACCGTCATCTCCATCCTGCTGGCCATCCTGGCCGTGCTGGTGGCCATCGCCGGGGCCAAGTGCACCAACTGCATTGAGGACGAGGCGTCCAAAGCCAAGGTGATGATCATCTCTGGGGTCTTCTTCATCATATCGGGCGTCATGCAGCTCATCCCCGTCTCCTGGTCGGCCCACACCATCATCAGAGACTTCTACAACCCTCTGATCCCCGACGCCCAGCGCCGGGAGCTGGGCGCCGCCCTCTACATCGGCTGGGCGGCGGCTGCGCTCTTAGTTCTCGGCGGAGGACTTCTCTGCTGCTCCTGTCCGCCGCAGGAGTCCAGGTACAACCCGTCCCGGATGGCCTACTCCGCCCAGAGGTCTGTGGGGGGCCCGGGACTGGAGAGGAAGGACTACGTCTAA
- the LOC112149780 gene encoding claudin-3 has translation MPSLGLEILGVSLALLGWISAIISCVLPMWRVSAFIGVNIVTAQITWEGIWMQCVVQSTGQMQCKIHDSMLALSGDLQAARALTVISIVLGVLGLLVTITGAKCTNCVDEEASKARLMIAAGVAFILASLTQLIPVSWSAHTIVMEFYSPLIPEAQKREIGGALYLGWAAAGFLLVGGAILCSSCPKPAEKRYGPPSKMVYSQTRSVAPSGYDRRDYV, from the coding sequence ATGCCTTCGCTGGGGTTGGAGATTCTCGGGGTGAGCCTGGCCCTCTTGGGGTGGATCTCCGCCATCATTTCCTGCGTGTTGCCCATGTGGAGGGTGTCGGCCTTCATCGGCGTGAACATCGTCACGGCCCAGATCACCTGGGAGGGCATCTGGATGCAGTGCGTGGTCCAGAGCACGGGTCAGATGCAGTGCAAGATCCACGACTCCATGCTGGCCCTGAGCGGCGACCTTCAGGCGGCTCGCGCCCTCACCGTCATCTCCATTGTGTTGGGAGTCCTGGGACTCCTGGTCACCATAACGGGGGCCAAGTGCACCAACTGCGTGGACGAGGAGGCCAGCAAAGCTCGCCTGATGATCGCCGCCGGGGTGGCCTTCATCTTGGCGTCTCTCACGCAGCTCATTCCCGTGTCGTGGTCGGCGCACACCATCGTCATGGAGTTCTACAGCCCGCTCATCCCCGAGGCGCAGAAGAGGGAGATAGGGGGGGCTCTGTACTTGGGCTGGGCCGCCGCTGGGTTTCTGCTCGTCGGCGGCGCCATCCTCTGCTCCAGCTGCCCAAAGCCAGCGGAGAAAAGGTACGGCCCCCCGTCCAAGATGGTGTACTCCCAAACCAGGTCGGTCGCCCCGAGCGGCTACGACAGAAGAGACTACGTCTGA
- the LOC112149778 gene encoding claudin-4, which produces MSSAGVEILGMILAVAGWLGVMVACGLPMWRVTAYIGQNIVISQVIWEGLWMNCSVQSTGQMHCKVHESMLGLAVDLQAARALVIVSMVLSIVGIGLSVAGAKCTNCSGDESRKPRLVAAAGVTFVVAGLLMLVAVSWTAHAIVLGFYDPLLEETAKREFGNALYFGWAASCLLIVGGALLCCSCPSRPAVAPSGGASAPSRVNYSAVKAMSAGGYTRRDYV; this is translated from the coding sequence ATGTCCTCGGCAGGCGTGGAGATCCTCGGGATGATCCTGGCGGTGGCGGGCTGGCTGGGGGTGATGGTGGCGTGCGGCCTGCCGATGTGGAGGGTGACGGCCTACATCGGGCAGAACATCGTCATCTCTCAGGTCATCTGGGAGGGCTTGTGGATGAACTGTTCGGTGCAGAGCACAGGCCAGATGCACTGCAAGGTGCACGAGTCCATGCTGGGGCTGGCGGTGGACCTGCAGGCGGCGCGGGCGCTGGTCATCGTCTCCATGGTGCTGAGCATCGTGGGCATTGGCCTGTCCGTGGCCGGGGCCAAGTGCACTAACTGCAGTGGGGACGAGAGCAGAAAGCCCCGCCTTGTGGCGGCTGCAGGGGTGACCTTCGTGGTGGCGGGACTGCTCATGCTGGTGGCCGTGTCCTGGACCGCCCACGCCATCGTCCTGGGCTTCTACGACCCGCTGTTGGAGGAGACGGCCAAGAGGGAGTTCGGGAATGCGCTGTACTTTGGTTGGGCCGCCTCCTGTTTGCTGATTGTTGGGGGAGCCCTTCTTTGCTGCTCCTGCCCTTCGAGACCGGCGGTGGCCCCCAGCGGTGGGGCCTCTGCCCCCTCCAGGGTGAACTACTCTGCAGTCAAAGCCATGTCGGCCGGCGGGTACACCCGAAGAGACTACGTCTGA
- the LOC112149774 gene encoding claudin-4 yields the protein MMAFNGAPAPPHPTSLCIKRPAPLSDRHSNFGTFQSDTTFFGRPQRVMISAGFQILGISLGIIGWIGSIVTCILPQWRVTAFVNNNIITAQTTWEGIWMSCMVQSTGQMQCKVYDSMLALSTDIKVSRALIIISILLGIVALLLSIAGGKCTNCVQSEVSKAKVSITAGAIFISAGILCLIPVSYTANTIIRDFYNPMLTVNKMELGASLFIGWGSAALLILGGGLLCSNCPPKGAVAKGYV from the coding sequence ATGATGGCGTTTAACGGTGCGCCagccccaccccaccccacctCACTTTGCATAAAAAGACCTGCTCCACTTTCAGACAGACATTCAAACTTTGGGACCTTTCAAAGCGACACAACTTTTTTTGGACGACCACAGAGAGTCATGATATCGGCTGGATTTCAGATCCTGGGCATCAGCCTGGGCATCATCGGCTGGATCGGGAGCATCGTGACCTGCATCCTGCCTCAGTGGAGGGTCACTGCCTTCGTCAACAACAACATCATCACGGCTCAGACGACATGGGAGGGCATCTGGATGAGCTGCATGGTCCAGAGCACGGGCCAGATGCAGTGTAAGGTCTACGACTCCATGCTGGCCCTAAGCACCGACATCAAGGTGTCCCGCGCCCTCATCATCATCTCCATCCTGCTGGGCATCGTCGCTCTGCTGCTGTCCATCGCCGGGGGCAAGTGCACCAACTGTGTGCAGAGCGAGGTCTCCAAAGCCAAGGTCAGCATCACGGCCGGCGCCATCTTCATCTCTGCGGGAATCCTGTGCCTCATCCCCGTGAGCTACACGGCCAACACCATCATCCGGGATTTCTACAACCCCATGTTAACAGTCAACAAGATGGAGCTGGGAGCCTCCCTCTTCATCGGCTGGGGGTCGGCTGCCCTGCTCATCCTGGGAGGCGGACTTCTCTGCTCCAACTGCCCCCCCAAAGGCGCTGTGGCCAAAGGTTAcgtgtga